One window from the genome of Variovorax sp. PAMC26660 encodes:
- a CDS encoding sigma-70 family RNA polymerase sigma factor yields the protein MLPAASPDAFDYDAALMACARGDRLALQQLYQRESRYLMGVALRIVRQRQQAEDVLHDAFISIWQRAASFNPALGEGRGWVYSVVRNAALNMVRSGARQVSMDEDAAEAVDDQASLAAYAAAGDPFELRADLGRLHGCLSGLEPARRDCILYAYVEGCSHGEIAERLKTPLGTVKAWIQRGMRALRECMA from the coding sequence TTGTTGCCTGCTGCATCCCCCGACGCCTTCGACTACGACGCCGCCCTCATGGCTTGCGCCCGTGGCGACCGTCTGGCGTTGCAGCAGCTCTACCAGCGTGAAAGCCGCTACCTGATGGGCGTGGCGCTGCGCATCGTGCGCCAGCGCCAGCAGGCCGAAGACGTGCTGCACGATGCCTTCATCAGCATCTGGCAGCGCGCGGCGAGCTTCAATCCGGCGCTGGGCGAAGGCCGCGGCTGGGTCTACAGCGTGGTGCGCAACGCGGCGCTGAACATGGTGCGCAGCGGCGCGCGGCAGGTGAGCATGGACGAAGACGCGGCCGAAGCGGTCGATGACCAGGCCTCGCTTGCGGCGTATGCCGCCGCTGGCGATCCGTTCGAGTTGCGCGCCGACCTGGGCCGGCTGCACGGCTGCCTTTCGGGGCTGGAGCCGGCGCGGCGCGATTGCATCCTCTATGCGTATGTCGAAGGCTGTTCGCATGGCGAGATCGCCGAGCGGCTGAAGACGCCGCTGGGCACGGTGAAAGCCTGGATCCAGCGCGGCATGCGCGCGCTGCGGGAGTGCATGGCATGA
- a CDS encoding anti-sigma factor domain-containing protein, protein MSTAEQNNEDIDNNHIDALAGEYVLGTLSAGARAAVEARMPNEPALREAVRAWEARLLPLTALAAPVDPSPSLWSRIERSVDGLGKASSKAKAKKAQASGVAGWWNNLQLWRGLAAGGFATAALLLAVVVTRDATPPVTQYMVVLVAPQDKAPGWVIQTNSARQLNLVPLGTMVVPPQKSLQFWTKADQWRGPVSLGLVKQGQSLRIPIDKLPPLEPNQLFELTLEPENGSPIDRPTGPILYIGRAVKVL, encoded by the coding sequence ATGAGCACCGCCGAACAAAACAACGAAGACATCGACAACAACCACATCGACGCACTGGCGGGCGAGTACGTACTGGGCACGCTGTCGGCCGGCGCGCGCGCGGCGGTCGAAGCCCGCATGCCGAACGAGCCGGCCCTGCGCGAAGCCGTGCGGGCCTGGGAGGCGCGGCTGCTGCCGCTGACCGCATTGGCGGCGCCGGTCGATCCGTCGCCATCGCTCTGGTCGCGCATCGAGCGCAGCGTGGACGGGCTGGGCAAGGCATCGTCGAAAGCGAAAGCGAAGAAGGCACAGGCGTCTGGCGTCGCGGGCTGGTGGAACAACCTGCAGCTCTGGCGCGGACTGGCCGCGGGCGGTTTCGCCACGGCGGCGCTGCTGCTGGCCGTGGTCGTCACGCGCGACGCAACGCCGCCCGTCACGCAGTACATGGTGGTGCTGGTCGCACCGCAAGACAAGGCGCCCGGCTGGGTGATCCAGACCAACTCGGCGCGCCAGCTCAACCTGGTGCCGCTGGGCACGATGGTGGTGCCGCCGCAGAAGTCGCTGCAGTTCTGGACCAAGGCCGACCAGTGGCGCGGGCCGGTGTCGCTGGGGCTGGTCAAGCAGGGGCAGTCGCTGCGCATTCCCATCGACAAGCTGCCACCGCTGGAGCCCAACCAGTTGTTCGAGCTGACGCTGGAGCCCGAGAACGGCTCGCCTATCGACCGGCCGACCGGGCCCATCCTCTACATCGGCCGCGCGGTCAAGGTGCTGTAG
- a CDS encoding MFS transporter, whose protein sequence is MKFPAFLFSLLVSKLADQILLFLVPLVVFQVTQDVAWSGYAFAAETLPRFLSFPICGALCDRISPIKLLRGSQIFRALVCVLGVLGNEALGGIGWLVGLSAVCGVLTTQGVMAREVMLPQIANGHGFDKVLAYAQTAEQTGMVLGPLIAAALFAFWPWQAVVGAAAALFLLADVATAYWRRGNPMQLHEPQAATGHFLQPIKTALGHVLHLPGLLRLTGLTAGVNLMLGTTLASSAAMVTGLHHRSATYYAGLQTLGAVATIVILLSIIRGSFALKKMGLIAYVLIFGGGLLTAISTSHWGYAAGFLLVIGFDKMFSIYIRIHRQRIIPAHDYGKTTGVIVLLNNLTQPLAGLLVGAFADATQTRVVIFGLCMLVGAIGIAAAIASRNAATAP, encoded by the coding sequence ATGAAGTTTCCGGCCTTTCTTTTCTCGCTGCTCGTCTCCAAGCTGGCCGACCAGATCCTGCTGTTCCTGGTGCCGCTCGTGGTGTTCCAGGTGACGCAAGACGTGGCTTGGTCGGGCTACGCCTTCGCGGCGGAAACCCTCCCGCGCTTTCTGTCGTTTCCCATCTGCGGCGCGCTGTGCGACCGGATCTCGCCGATCAAGCTGCTGCGCGGCAGCCAGATCTTTCGCGCGCTGGTCTGCGTGCTCGGCGTGCTGGGCAACGAGGCGCTGGGCGGCATCGGCTGGCTGGTGGGCCTGTCGGCGGTGTGCGGCGTGCTGACCACGCAGGGCGTGATGGCGCGCGAGGTGATGCTGCCGCAGATTGCCAACGGCCACGGCTTCGACAAGGTGCTGGCCTATGCGCAGACGGCCGAGCAGACCGGCATGGTGCTCGGCCCGCTCATTGCGGCGGCGCTCTTCGCGTTCTGGCCCTGGCAGGCGGTGGTGGGCGCGGCGGCCGCCCTCTTCCTGCTGGCCGATGTCGCCACCGCGTACTGGCGGCGCGGCAACCCGATGCAGTTGCACGAGCCGCAGGCGGCGACCGGCCACTTCCTGCAGCCGATCAAGACCGCGCTCGGCCATGTGCTGCACCTGCCCGGCCTGCTGCGGCTGACCGGGCTCACGGCCGGCGTGAACCTGATGCTCGGCACCACGCTCGCCTCTTCCGCCGCGATGGTCACCGGGCTGCACCATCGCTCGGCCACCTACTACGCGGGGCTGCAGACGCTGGGCGCGGTTGCCACCATCGTGATCTTGCTGAGCATCATCCGGGGATCGTTCGCGCTCAAGAAGATGGGGCTGATCGCCTATGTGCTGATCTTCGGCGGCGGCCTGCTCACCGCCATCAGCACCAGCCACTGGGGCTATGCGGCCGGCTTCCTGCTGGTGATCGGGTTCGACAAGATGTTCAGCATCTACATCCGCATCCACCGGCAGCGGATCATTCCGGCGCACGACTACGGCAAGACCACCGGCGTGATCGTGCTGCTGAACAACCTGACGCAGCCCCTGGCCGGCCTGCTGGTCGGCGCCTTCGCCGATGCGACGCAGACCCGCGTGGTGATCTTCGGGCTGTGCATGCTGGTGGGCGCCATCGGCATTGCCGCTGCCATCGCCAGCCGAAACGCCGCTACAGCACCTTGA
- a CDS encoding 2-hydroxychromene-2-carboxylate isomerase codes for MIALDCYYSLSSPWAYLGGPQLQDIVRRHHVRLTLKPYDFQAVVPQTGGVPLKTRPEPRRTYHALELARWSDYLGMPMNLEPEHYPKGAASDPNWNKYPGWMVIAAQLQGLDAQPLSHALLRALWAEERDTSQAAVRIAVADENGYDGASLQALEQGAETLAVYRANSAEAVEAGVFGAPTFILNGERFWGQDRLAFLDRALDKLRAAG; via the coding sequence ATGATCGCGCTCGACTGCTACTACAGCCTCTCTTCCCCCTGGGCCTACCTCGGTGGCCCGCAACTGCAGGACATCGTGCGCCGCCACCATGTGCGGCTCACGCTCAAGCCTTACGACTTTCAGGCGGTGGTGCCGCAGACCGGCGGCGTTCCGCTGAAGACCCGCCCCGAACCGCGCCGCACGTACCACGCGCTGGAACTGGCGCGCTGGAGCGACTACCTCGGCATGCCGATGAACCTGGAGCCCGAGCACTACCCCAAGGGCGCGGCCAGCGATCCGAACTGGAACAAGTACCCGGGCTGGATGGTGATTGCGGCGCAACTGCAGGGGCTGGATGCGCAGCCTCTGTCGCATGCGCTGCTGCGGGCGCTGTGGGCCGAGGAGCGCGACACGTCGCAGGCAGCGGTGCGCATCGCGGTCGCCGATGAAAACGGCTACGACGGGGCTTCGCTGCAGGCGCTGGAGCAGGGCGCCGAGACGCTGGCCGTGTATCGCGCCAACAGCGCGGAAGCGGTGGAAGCCGGCGTGTTCGGCGCGCCGACCTTCATCTTGAACGGTGAGCGTTTCTGGGGACAGGACCGGTTGGCTTTTCTCGACCGCGCACTCGACAAGCTGCGCGCGGCGGGCTGA
- a CDS encoding LysR family transcriptional regulator has product MLKLSLEAIEVVDAIARHGSFAAAAARLNKVPSTISYAVGKLEEQLGMLLFERNGPRVTLTAAGEEMLKEGRWLLSAASDLESRMRQIATGFESELRLVHDSLIPTQALIDDIRAFEDLRCGTRLRIGCEALTGSWEALREGRADIVIAAGEGPAGGGYQAVTVGNLEFAFCVAPTHPLTRLGRPLQRGDLLECNAIVVGDSARTLSDRTVGLLAGQPRITVPSMPAKIACQVAGLGHGFLPRACILNELARGTLVELPTEEPRPPEAFWLAWKTGAQGQALRWWRERMNRTLVPALLPRSAG; this is encoded by the coding sequence GTGCTCAAACTCAGCCTGGAAGCCATCGAGGTCGTCGACGCCATCGCGCGCCACGGCTCCTTCGCCGCCGCCGCCGCGCGCCTGAACAAGGTGCCCTCAACCATCTCGTACGCGGTGGGCAAGCTGGAGGAACAACTGGGCATGCTGCTGTTCGAGCGCAACGGCCCGCGCGTCACCCTCACCGCCGCCGGCGAAGAAATGCTCAAGGAAGGGCGCTGGCTGCTCAGCGCCGCGAGCGACCTCGAATCGCGCATGCGGCAGATTGCCACCGGCTTCGAGTCGGAGCTGCGCCTCGTGCACGACTCGCTGATTCCCACGCAGGCGCTCATCGACGACATCCGTGCCTTCGAAGACCTGCGCTGCGGCACGCGACTGCGCATCGGCTGCGAAGCGCTCACCGGCAGTTGGGAGGCGCTGCGCGAGGGCCGCGCCGACATCGTCATCGCCGCGGGCGAAGGGCCGGCCGGCGGCGGCTACCAGGCCGTGACCGTGGGCAACCTGGAGTTCGCCTTCTGCGTCGCGCCCACGCACCCGCTCACGCGCCTGGGCCGCCCGCTGCAGCGCGGCGACCTGCTGGAGTGCAACGCCATCGTGGTGGGCGACAGCGCACGCACGCTGTCGGACCGCACCGTCGGCCTGCTGGCAGGCCAGCCGCGCATCACCGTGCCGTCGATGCCCGCGAAGATCGCCTGCCAGGTGGCAGGCCTGGGCCACGGCTTCCTGCCGCGCGCATGCATCCTGAACGAACTGGCCCGAGGCACGCTGGTGGAACTGCCGACCGAGGAGCCGCGCCCGCCCGAGGCGTTCTGGCTGGCGTGGAAGACCGGCGCGCAGGGGCAGGCACTGCGCTGGTGGCGCGAGCGGATGAACCGCACGCTGGTGCCGGCGCTGCTGCCGCGCTCGGCCGGTTGA
- a CDS encoding hydrolase — protein MSIKATPTAGAKLLTPSDHTLVMIDFQSQMAFATHSIDAVNLRNNAALVAQAAAGFGVSTILTTVAEKSFSGPMFSEITDAFPGQKMLDRTSMNTWEDAAVIERVNQIGKPRIVLAGLWTSVCIVGPALSALDQGFEVYVIADACGDVSAEAHNRAMERMVQAGAQPMTSLQYLLELQRDWARGDTYALTTGIAKKVGGAYGLGVTYAQTMFGAHEG, from the coding sequence ATGTCCATCAAAGCCACCCCCACCGCCGGCGCCAAGCTGCTCACGCCCTCCGACCACACGCTGGTCATGATCGACTTCCAGTCGCAGATGGCCTTTGCCACGCACTCCATCGATGCCGTGAACCTGCGCAACAACGCCGCGCTGGTGGCGCAGGCGGCGGCCGGTTTCGGCGTGTCGACCATCCTCACGACGGTGGCCGAGAAGAGTTTCTCGGGCCCGATGTTCAGCGAGATCACCGACGCCTTTCCGGGCCAGAAGATGCTCGACCGCACGTCGATGAACACCTGGGAAGACGCCGCCGTGATCGAGCGCGTGAACCAGATCGGCAAGCCGCGCATCGTGCTGGCGGGCCTGTGGACCAGCGTGTGCATCGTCGGGCCAGCCCTGTCGGCGTTGGACCAGGGCTTCGAGGTGTATGTGATCGCCGATGCCTGCGGCGACGTCTCGGCCGAGGCGCACAACCGAGCGATGGAGCGCATGGTGCAGGCCGGCGCGCAGCCGATGACCTCGTTGCAATACCTGCTGGAGTTGCAGCGCGACTGGGCCCGCGGCGACACCTACGCGCTGACCACGGGCATCGCGAAGAAGGTCGGCGGCGCCTACGGCCTGGGCGTGACCTACGCCCAGACCATGTTCGGCGCGCACGAAGGCTGA
- a CDS encoding DUF1427 family protein: MKSYVVSLALGLLVGVIYALFQVRSPAPPVIALVGLLGILLGEQIPPLVKSLVGPQAAATSWLQHQVKPHVFGELPKCLPGTTTADATSSSKEPRNG; this comes from the coding sequence ATGAAGTCCTATGTCGTTTCCCTTGCGCTCGGCCTTCTGGTCGGCGTGATCTACGCACTGTTCCAGGTGCGCTCGCCGGCGCCGCCGGTCATCGCCCTGGTGGGGTTGCTGGGCATCCTGCTCGGCGAGCAGATTCCGCCGCTGGTGAAGAGCCTGGTCGGGCCGCAGGCCGCGGCCACCTCGTGGCTGCAGCACCAGGTCAAGCCGCATGTGTTCGGCGAGCTGCCGAAGTGCCTGCCGGGCACCACCACTGCAGACGCCACCTCATCGTCCAAGGAGCCCCGCAATGGCTGA
- a CDS encoding amidohydrolase, with translation MAETSTTPDLILHRGLFTTLDRSNPTADAVAIKDGRFTHVGRSHDILPLAGSGTRVIDLHGKRVLPGLIDNHLHIIRGGLNFNLELRWDGVRSLADAMGMLKRQVADTPAPQWVRVVGGFTEHQFAEKRLPTIEELNAVAPDTPVFILHLYDRALLNGAAMRAVGYTKDTPAPPGGEIVRDSAGNPTGLLLAKPNAAILYATLAKGPKLPFDYQLNSTRHFMRELNRLGVTGAIDAGGGNQNYPDDYQVIQKLADDGQLTIRLAYNLFTQKPKQEKQDFLNWTATSKYKQGDDYFRHNGAGEMLVFSAADFEDFRQPRPDMAPEMEGELEEVVRVLVQNRWPWRMHATYDETISRSLDVFERVNQDTPLAGLNWFFDHAETISDQSIDRIAALGGGIAVQHRMAYQGEYFVERYGYGAAEATPPVKRMLEKGVKVSAGTDATRVASYNPWVSLSWLITGKTVGGMQLTPQRNLIDREQALRMWTENVTWFSNEEGKKGRIEVGQLADLVVPDRDFFACAESEIADTTALLTMVGGKVVYGAGAFAAHDEGAPPPAMPDWSPARTFGGYAGWADTAEGAPMQKVLRNAAAACACANNCNVHGHQHATAWSSKLPIADLKSFWGALGCACWAV, from the coding sequence ATGGCTGAGACAAGCACGACCCCCGACCTGATCCTGCACCGCGGGCTGTTCACCACCCTCGACCGTTCCAACCCCACGGCCGATGCCGTGGCCATCAAGGACGGCCGCTTCACCCACGTCGGCCGCTCGCACGACATCCTGCCGCTGGCGGGCAGCGGCACCCGCGTGATCGACCTGCACGGCAAGCGCGTGCTGCCGGGGCTGATCGACAACCACCTGCACATCATTCGCGGCGGGCTCAACTTCAACCTGGAGCTGCGCTGGGACGGTGTGCGCAGCCTGGCCGATGCCATGGGCATGCTCAAGCGGCAGGTGGCCGACACGCCGGCGCCGCAATGGGTGCGCGTGGTGGGCGGCTTCACCGAGCACCAGTTCGCGGAAAAGCGCCTGCCGACCATCGAGGAGCTGAACGCTGTGGCGCCCGACACGCCGGTCTTCATCCTGCATCTGTACGACCGCGCATTGCTCAACGGTGCCGCCATGCGCGCCGTGGGCTACACCAAGGACACGCCCGCGCCGCCCGGTGGCGAGATCGTGCGCGACAGCGCCGGCAACCCGACCGGCCTGCTGCTGGCCAAGCCGAACGCGGCCATCCTCTACGCCACGCTGGCCAAGGGACCGAAGCTGCCCTTCGACTATCAGCTCAACTCCACGCGCCACTTCATGCGCGAACTCAATCGCCTGGGCGTGACCGGCGCCATCGACGCGGGCGGTGGCAACCAGAACTACCCCGACGACTACCAGGTGATCCAGAAGCTGGCCGACGACGGACAACTGACGATCCGCCTGGCCTACAACCTGTTCACGCAGAAGCCCAAGCAAGAGAAGCAGGACTTCCTGAACTGGACCGCGACCTCGAAATACAAGCAGGGCGACGACTATTTCCGCCACAACGGCGCGGGCGAGATGCTGGTGTTCTCCGCAGCCGACTTCGAGGACTTCCGCCAGCCGCGCCCGGACATGGCGCCCGAGATGGAAGGCGAGCTGGAAGAGGTGGTGCGCGTGCTGGTGCAGAACCGCTGGCCCTGGCGCATGCACGCCACCTACGACGAGACCATCAGCCGCTCGCTCGACGTGTTCGAGCGCGTCAACCAGGACACGCCGCTGGCGGGCCTGAACTGGTTCTTCGACCATGCCGAGACCATCTCCGACCAGTCGATCGACCGCATCGCGGCGCTGGGCGGCGGCATCGCGGTGCAGCACCGCATGGCCTACCAGGGCGAGTACTTCGTCGAGCGCTACGGCTACGGCGCGGCCGAGGCGACGCCGCCCGTGAAGCGCATGCTCGAAAAAGGCGTGAAGGTCTCGGCCGGCACCGACGCGACGCGCGTGGCTTCGTACAACCCGTGGGTGTCGCTGTCGTGGCTGATCACTGGCAAGACGGTGGGCGGCATGCAGCTCACCCCGCAGCGCAACCTGATCGACCGCGAACAGGCGCTGCGCATGTGGACCGAGAACGTCACCTGGTTCTCGAACGAAGAGGGCAAGAAGGGGCGCATCGAGGTGGGCCAGCTTGCCGACCTCGTGGTGCCCGACCGCGACTTCTTCGCCTGCGCCGAATCGGAGATTGCCGACACGACGGCACTGCTCACGATGGTGGGCGGCAAGGTGGTCTACGGCGCCGGCGCGTTCGCCGCGCACGACGAAGGCGCGCCGCCGCCGGCCATGCCCGACTGGTCGCCCGCGCGCACCTTCGGCGGCTATGCCGGCTGGGCCGACACCGCCGAAGGCGCG